A genomic segment from Glycine max cultivar Williams 82 chromosome 1, Glycine_max_v4.0, whole genome shotgun sequence encodes:
- the LOC100776977 gene encoding protein SPT2 homolog isoform X6 gives MRGYDDEGDGYDDYYENEGQENEYEEGGEEEYEEEEEVPRKPSKEEMEYLELRQKLKESIRKQMKKDSSANGTLRRDSTDRNKNKLPYDNYGSFFGPSQPVIAQRVIQESKSLLENQHLASRFSNPQHIKKNQNKVPSGGSKSSSHNLAPKVSEVLWLSVASSSFKSPPTTEYAYKKFWIFADVEEGRPAQVPARSKLPLSNGGKHVRASHEERNVGSAAGRLPPKSGSSYKTSKPSMASADSRKQLGNNSDNGPGWPVGPKGLPSKISVGTTGNKSSAPGIKNSVNGMRKSLPSKNHPSIPKQSVDQRISKQSVEQRIPKQSVEQRRDIRELNRPKMTPKQPVASSKPQINKPLKQNSVHTASQDRRPKHKVAKRPFDDDEDEVDFRNVIRNIFNYNPNKFVDDDDDDNMEAGFDEILREEKRSEMIAKREDEEQLRLIEEEEERERRRKMAKLKKRKLG, from the exons ATGCGGGGCTATGACGACGAAGGAGAT GGTTACGACGATTATTATGAGAATGAGGGACAAGAAAATGAGTATGAAGAGGGGGGTGAGGAAGAgtatgaagaagaggaagaggtgcCCAGGAAGCCttcaaaggaagaaatggagTACCTTGAGTTGAGGCAGAAGTTGAAAGAATCCATTAGAAAGCAGATGAAGAAGGATAGTAGTGCTAATGGTACTTTGCGCCGGGATTCAACCGACCGAAACAAGAATAAGCTTCCTTATGATAA TTATGGCTCCTTTTTTGGTCCATCTCAACCAGTTATTGCACAGAGAGTAATCCAGGAGAGCAAGTCATTGCTAGAAAATCAGCATTTGGCATCTAGGTTTTCTAACCCACAACACATT AAGAAGAACCAGAATAAAGTACCTAGTGGAGGATCAAAGTCTTCATCTCATAATCTGGCACCCAAAGTCAGCGAGGTTTTGTGGTTATCTGT AGCTTCCAGCTCCTTCAAAAGCCCCCCCACCACAGAATATGCCTATAAGAAATTCTG GATTTTTGCTGATGTTGAAGAGGGACGACCAGCTCAAGTTCCAGCAAGGAGTAAACTGCCTTTGAGCAATGGTGGCAAGCATGTTCGTGCCAGTCATGAGGAACGGAATGTAGGTTCTGCTGCCGGCCGTTTGCCTCCTAAATCAGGATCCAGTTACAAGACCAGTAAACCTAGTATGGCATCAGCAGATTCTAGAAAGCAGCTTGGTAACAACAGTGATAATGGACCAGGCTGGCCAGTTGGGCCAAAAGGCTTGCCTTCAAAGATTTCTGTTGGTACCACTGGGAATAAGTCTTCAGCACCTGGTATAAAAAACTCTGTGAATGGTATGCGGAAATCACTCCCTTCAAAGAATCATCCATCCATTCCAAAACAGAGTGTAGATCAAAGAATTTCGAAGCAGAGTGTTGAACAAAGAATTCCAAAGCAGAGTGTGGAACAAAGAAGAGACATACGAGAACTAAATAGACCTAAAATGACACCAAAACAACCagtggcatcatcaaaaccacaG ATAAATAAGCCACTTAAACAAAATTCAGTTCATACTGCTTCGCAAGATCGTCGTCCCAAGCATAAGGTTGCTAAACGACCCTTTGATGATGATGAGGACGAAGTGGATTTCAGGAACGTGATCAGAAATATCTTTAA TTACAACCCCAATAAATTTGTTGATGACGATGACGATGACAATATGGAGGCAGGCTTTGATGAAATCTTGAGGGAAGAAAAGCGGAG TGAAATGATTGCTAAAAGGGAGGACGAGGAGCAACTTAGGTTAATTGAGGAGGAAGAGGAAAGAGAGAGGAGAAGAAAAATGGCAAAGTTAAAGAAACGGAAGCTTGGCTAG
- the LOC100776977 gene encoding protein SPT2 isoform X2 gives MRGYDDEGDHFCLMIIPYLMEPQGYDDYYENEGQENEYEEGGEEEYEEEEEVPRKPSKEEMEYLELRQKLKESIRKQMKKDSSANGTLRRDSTDRNKNKLPYDNYGSFFGPSQPVIAQRVIQESKSLLENQHLASRFSNPQHIKKNQNKVPSGGSKSSSHNLAPKIQVKAQKIKNTRDYSFLLSDDAELPAPSKAPPPQNMPIRNSEGRPAQVPARSKLPLSNGGKHVRASHEERNVGSAAGRLPPKSGSSYKTSKPSMASADSRKQLGNNSDNGPGWPVGPKGLPSKISVGTTGNKSSAPGIKNSVNGMRKSLPSKNHPSIPKQSVDQRISKQSVEQRIPKQSVEQRRDIRELNRPKMTPKQPVASSKPQINKPLKQNSVHTASQDRRPKHKVAKRPFDDDEDEVDFRNVIRNIFNYNPNKFVDDDDDDNMEAGFDEILREEKRSEMIAKREDEEQLRLIEEEEERERRRKMAKLKKRKLG, from the exons ATGCGGGGCTATGACGACGAAGGAGAT CATTTTTGCCTCATGATAATTCCCTATCTCATGGAACCACAGGGTTACGACGATTATTATGAGAATGAGGGACAAGAAAATGAGTATGAAGAGGGGGGTGAGGAAGAgtatgaagaagaggaagaggtgcCCAGGAAGCCttcaaaggaagaaatggagTACCTTGAGTTGAGGCAGAAGTTGAAAGAATCCATTAGAAAGCAGATGAAGAAGGATAGTAGTGCTAATGGTACTTTGCGCCGGGATTCAACCGACCGAAACAAGAATAAGCTTCCTTATGATAA TTATGGCTCCTTTTTTGGTCCATCTCAACCAGTTATTGCACAGAGAGTAATCCAGGAGAGCAAGTCATTGCTAGAAAATCAGCATTTGGCATCTAGGTTTTCTAACCCACAACACATT AAGAAGAACCAGAATAAAGTACCTAGTGGAGGATCAAAGTCTTCATCTCATAATCTGGCACCCAAA ATACAAGTTAAAGCCCAGAAAATCAAGAATACTAGAGATTACTCATTTCTTTTATCTGATGATGCAGAGCTTCCAGCTCCTTCAAAAGCCCCCCCACCACAGAATATGCCTATAAGAAATTCTG AGGGACGACCAGCTCAAGTTCCAGCAAGGAGTAAACTGCCTTTGAGCAATGGTGGCAAGCATGTTCGTGCCAGTCATGAGGAACGGAATGTAGGTTCTGCTGCCGGCCGTTTGCCTCCTAAATCAGGATCCAGTTACAAGACCAGTAAACCTAGTATGGCATCAGCAGATTCTAGAAAGCAGCTTGGTAACAACAGTGATAATGGACCAGGCTGGCCAGTTGGGCCAAAAGGCTTGCCTTCAAAGATTTCTGTTGGTACCACTGGGAATAAGTCTTCAGCACCTGGTATAAAAAACTCTGTGAATGGTATGCGGAAATCACTCCCTTCAAAGAATCATCCATCCATTCCAAAACAGAGTGTAGATCAAAGAATTTCGAAGCAGAGTGTTGAACAAAGAATTCCAAAGCAGAGTGTGGAACAAAGAAGAGACATACGAGAACTAAATAGACCTAAAATGACACCAAAACAACCagtggcatcatcaaaaccacaG ATAAATAAGCCACTTAAACAAAATTCAGTTCATACTGCTTCGCAAGATCGTCGTCCCAAGCATAAGGTTGCTAAACGACCCTTTGATGATGATGAGGACGAAGTGGATTTCAGGAACGTGATCAGAAATATCTTTAA TTACAACCCCAATAAATTTGTTGATGACGATGACGATGACAATATGGAGGCAGGCTTTGATGAAATCTTGAGGGAAGAAAAGCGGAG TGAAATGATTGCTAAAAGGGAGGACGAGGAGCAACTTAGGTTAATTGAGGAGGAAGAGGAAAGAGAGAGGAGAAGAAAAATGGCAAAGTTAAAGAAACGGAAGCTTGGCTAG
- the LOC100776977 gene encoding protein spt2 isoform X3 produces MRGYDDEGDHFCLMIIPYLMEPQGYDDYYENEGQENEYEEGGEEEYEEEEEVPRKPSKEEMEYLELRQKLKESIRKQMKKDSSANGTLRRDSTDRNKNKLPYDNYGSFFGPSQPVIAQRVIQESKSLLENQHLASRFSNPQHIKKNQNKVPSGGSKSSSHNLAPKVSEVLWLSVASSSFKSPPTTEYAYKKFWIFADVEEGRPAQVPARSKLPLSNGGKHVRASHEERNVGSAAGRLPPKSGSSYKTSKPSMASADSRKQLGNNSDNGPGWPVGPKGLPSKISVGTTGNKSSAPGIKNSVNGMRKSLPSKNHPSIPKQSVDQRISKQSVEQRIPKQSVEQRRDIRELNRPKMTPKQPVASSKPQINKPLKQNSVHTASQDRRPKHKVAKRPFDDDEDEVDFRNVIRNIFNYNPNKFVDDDDDDNMEAGFDEILREEKRSEMIAKREDEEQLRLIEEEEERERRRKMAKLKKRKLG; encoded by the exons ATGCGGGGCTATGACGACGAAGGAGAT CATTTTTGCCTCATGATAATTCCCTATCTCATGGAACCACAGGGTTACGACGATTATTATGAGAATGAGGGACAAGAAAATGAGTATGAAGAGGGGGGTGAGGAAGAgtatgaagaagaggaagaggtgcCCAGGAAGCCttcaaaggaagaaatggagTACCTTGAGTTGAGGCAGAAGTTGAAAGAATCCATTAGAAAGCAGATGAAGAAGGATAGTAGTGCTAATGGTACTTTGCGCCGGGATTCAACCGACCGAAACAAGAATAAGCTTCCTTATGATAA TTATGGCTCCTTTTTTGGTCCATCTCAACCAGTTATTGCACAGAGAGTAATCCAGGAGAGCAAGTCATTGCTAGAAAATCAGCATTTGGCATCTAGGTTTTCTAACCCACAACACATT AAGAAGAACCAGAATAAAGTACCTAGTGGAGGATCAAAGTCTTCATCTCATAATCTGGCACCCAAAGTCAGCGAGGTTTTGTGGTTATCTGT AGCTTCCAGCTCCTTCAAAAGCCCCCCCACCACAGAATATGCCTATAAGAAATTCTG GATTTTTGCTGATGTTGAAGAGGGACGACCAGCTCAAGTTCCAGCAAGGAGTAAACTGCCTTTGAGCAATGGTGGCAAGCATGTTCGTGCCAGTCATGAGGAACGGAATGTAGGTTCTGCTGCCGGCCGTTTGCCTCCTAAATCAGGATCCAGTTACAAGACCAGTAAACCTAGTATGGCATCAGCAGATTCTAGAAAGCAGCTTGGTAACAACAGTGATAATGGACCAGGCTGGCCAGTTGGGCCAAAAGGCTTGCCTTCAAAGATTTCTGTTGGTACCACTGGGAATAAGTCTTCAGCACCTGGTATAAAAAACTCTGTGAATGGTATGCGGAAATCACTCCCTTCAAAGAATCATCCATCCATTCCAAAACAGAGTGTAGATCAAAGAATTTCGAAGCAGAGTGTTGAACAAAGAATTCCAAAGCAGAGTGTGGAACAAAGAAGAGACATACGAGAACTAAATAGACCTAAAATGACACCAAAACAACCagtggcatcatcaaaaccacaG ATAAATAAGCCACTTAAACAAAATTCAGTTCATACTGCTTCGCAAGATCGTCGTCCCAAGCATAAGGTTGCTAAACGACCCTTTGATGATGATGAGGACGAAGTGGATTTCAGGAACGTGATCAGAAATATCTTTAA TTACAACCCCAATAAATTTGTTGATGACGATGACGATGACAATATGGAGGCAGGCTTTGATGAAATCTTGAGGGAAGAAAAGCGGAG TGAAATGATTGCTAAAAGGGAGGACGAGGAGCAACTTAGGTTAATTGAGGAGGAAGAGGAAAGAGAGAGGAGAAGAAAAATGGCAAAGTTAAAGAAACGGAAGCTTGGCTAG
- the LOC100776977 gene encoding protein SPT2 homolog isoform X1 — MRGYDDEGDHFCLMIIPYLMEPQGYDDYYENEGQENEYEEGGEEEYEEEEEVPRKPSKEEMEYLELRQKLKESIRKQMKKDSSANGTLRRDSTDRNKNKLPYDNYGSFFGPSQPVIAQRVIQESKSLLENQHLASRFSNPQHIKKNQNKVPSGGSKSSSHNLAPKVSEIQVKAQKIKNTRDYSFLLSDDAELPAPSKAPPPQNMPIRNSEGRPAQVPARSKLPLSNGGKHVRASHEERNVGSAAGRLPPKSGSSYKTSKPSMASADSRKQLGNNSDNGPGWPVGPKGLPSKISVGTTGNKSSAPGIKNSVNGMRKSLPSKNHPSIPKQSVDQRISKQSVEQRIPKQSVEQRRDIRELNRPKMTPKQPVASSKPQINKPLKQNSVHTASQDRRPKHKVAKRPFDDDEDEVDFRNVIRNIFNYNPNKFVDDDDDDNMEAGFDEILREEKRSEMIAKREDEEQLRLIEEEEERERRRKMAKLKKRKLG, encoded by the exons ATGCGGGGCTATGACGACGAAGGAGAT CATTTTTGCCTCATGATAATTCCCTATCTCATGGAACCACAGGGTTACGACGATTATTATGAGAATGAGGGACAAGAAAATGAGTATGAAGAGGGGGGTGAGGAAGAgtatgaagaagaggaagaggtgcCCAGGAAGCCttcaaaggaagaaatggagTACCTTGAGTTGAGGCAGAAGTTGAAAGAATCCATTAGAAAGCAGATGAAGAAGGATAGTAGTGCTAATGGTACTTTGCGCCGGGATTCAACCGACCGAAACAAGAATAAGCTTCCTTATGATAA TTATGGCTCCTTTTTTGGTCCATCTCAACCAGTTATTGCACAGAGAGTAATCCAGGAGAGCAAGTCATTGCTAGAAAATCAGCATTTGGCATCTAGGTTTTCTAACCCACAACACATT AAGAAGAACCAGAATAAAGTACCTAGTGGAGGATCAAAGTCTTCATCTCATAATCTGGCACCCAAAGTCAGCGAG ATACAAGTTAAAGCCCAGAAAATCAAGAATACTAGAGATTACTCATTTCTTTTATCTGATGATGCAGAGCTTCCAGCTCCTTCAAAAGCCCCCCCACCACAGAATATGCCTATAAGAAATTCTG AGGGACGACCAGCTCAAGTTCCAGCAAGGAGTAAACTGCCTTTGAGCAATGGTGGCAAGCATGTTCGTGCCAGTCATGAGGAACGGAATGTAGGTTCTGCTGCCGGCCGTTTGCCTCCTAAATCAGGATCCAGTTACAAGACCAGTAAACCTAGTATGGCATCAGCAGATTCTAGAAAGCAGCTTGGTAACAACAGTGATAATGGACCAGGCTGGCCAGTTGGGCCAAAAGGCTTGCCTTCAAAGATTTCTGTTGGTACCACTGGGAATAAGTCTTCAGCACCTGGTATAAAAAACTCTGTGAATGGTATGCGGAAATCACTCCCTTCAAAGAATCATCCATCCATTCCAAAACAGAGTGTAGATCAAAGAATTTCGAAGCAGAGTGTTGAACAAAGAATTCCAAAGCAGAGTGTGGAACAAAGAAGAGACATACGAGAACTAAATAGACCTAAAATGACACCAAAACAACCagtggcatcatcaaaaccacaG ATAAATAAGCCACTTAAACAAAATTCAGTTCATACTGCTTCGCAAGATCGTCGTCCCAAGCATAAGGTTGCTAAACGACCCTTTGATGATGATGAGGACGAAGTGGATTTCAGGAACGTGATCAGAAATATCTTTAA TTACAACCCCAATAAATTTGTTGATGACGATGACGATGACAATATGGAGGCAGGCTTTGATGAAATCTTGAGGGAAGAAAAGCGGAG TGAAATGATTGCTAAAAGGGAGGACGAGGAGCAACTTAGGTTAATTGAGGAGGAAGAGGAAAGAGAGAGGAGAAGAAAAATGGCAAAGTTAAAGAAACGGAAGCTTGGCTAG
- the LOC100776977 gene encoding protein SPT2 homolog isoform X5 encodes MRGYDDEGDGYDDYYENEGQENEYEEGGEEEYEEEEEVPRKPSKEEMEYLELRQKLKESIRKQMKKDSSANGTLRRDSTDRNKNKLPYDNYGSFFGPSQPVIAQRVIQESKSLLENQHLASRFSNPQHIKKNQNKVPSGGSKSSSHNLAPKIQVKAQKIKNTRDYSFLLSDDAELPAPSKAPPPQNMPIRNSEGRPAQVPARSKLPLSNGGKHVRASHEERNVGSAAGRLPPKSGSSYKTSKPSMASADSRKQLGNNSDNGPGWPVGPKGLPSKISVGTTGNKSSAPGIKNSVNGMRKSLPSKNHPSIPKQSVDQRISKQSVEQRIPKQSVEQRRDIRELNRPKMTPKQPVASSKPQINKPLKQNSVHTASQDRRPKHKVAKRPFDDDEDEVDFRNVIRNIFNYNPNKFVDDDDDDNMEAGFDEILREEKRSEMIAKREDEEQLRLIEEEEERERRRKMAKLKKRKLG; translated from the exons ATGCGGGGCTATGACGACGAAGGAGAT GGTTACGACGATTATTATGAGAATGAGGGACAAGAAAATGAGTATGAAGAGGGGGGTGAGGAAGAgtatgaagaagaggaagaggtgcCCAGGAAGCCttcaaaggaagaaatggagTACCTTGAGTTGAGGCAGAAGTTGAAAGAATCCATTAGAAAGCAGATGAAGAAGGATAGTAGTGCTAATGGTACTTTGCGCCGGGATTCAACCGACCGAAACAAGAATAAGCTTCCTTATGATAA TTATGGCTCCTTTTTTGGTCCATCTCAACCAGTTATTGCACAGAGAGTAATCCAGGAGAGCAAGTCATTGCTAGAAAATCAGCATTTGGCATCTAGGTTTTCTAACCCACAACACATT AAGAAGAACCAGAATAAAGTACCTAGTGGAGGATCAAAGTCTTCATCTCATAATCTGGCACCCAAA ATACAAGTTAAAGCCCAGAAAATCAAGAATACTAGAGATTACTCATTTCTTTTATCTGATGATGCAGAGCTTCCAGCTCCTTCAAAAGCCCCCCCACCACAGAATATGCCTATAAGAAATTCTG AGGGACGACCAGCTCAAGTTCCAGCAAGGAGTAAACTGCCTTTGAGCAATGGTGGCAAGCATGTTCGTGCCAGTCATGAGGAACGGAATGTAGGTTCTGCTGCCGGCCGTTTGCCTCCTAAATCAGGATCCAGTTACAAGACCAGTAAACCTAGTATGGCATCAGCAGATTCTAGAAAGCAGCTTGGTAACAACAGTGATAATGGACCAGGCTGGCCAGTTGGGCCAAAAGGCTTGCCTTCAAAGATTTCTGTTGGTACCACTGGGAATAAGTCTTCAGCACCTGGTATAAAAAACTCTGTGAATGGTATGCGGAAATCACTCCCTTCAAAGAATCATCCATCCATTCCAAAACAGAGTGTAGATCAAAGAATTTCGAAGCAGAGTGTTGAACAAAGAATTCCAAAGCAGAGTGTGGAACAAAGAAGAGACATACGAGAACTAAATAGACCTAAAATGACACCAAAACAACCagtggcatcatcaaaaccacaG ATAAATAAGCCACTTAAACAAAATTCAGTTCATACTGCTTCGCAAGATCGTCGTCCCAAGCATAAGGTTGCTAAACGACCCTTTGATGATGATGAGGACGAAGTGGATTTCAGGAACGTGATCAGAAATATCTTTAA TTACAACCCCAATAAATTTGTTGATGACGATGACGATGACAATATGGAGGCAGGCTTTGATGAAATCTTGAGGGAAGAAAAGCGGAG TGAAATGATTGCTAAAAGGGAGGACGAGGAGCAACTTAGGTTAATTGAGGAGGAAGAGGAAAGAGAGAGGAGAAGAAAAATGGCAAAGTTAAAGAAACGGAAGCTTGGCTAG
- the LOC100776977 gene encoding protein SPT2 homolog isoform X4, protein MRGYDDEGDGYDDYYENEGQENEYEEGGEEEYEEEEEVPRKPSKEEMEYLELRQKLKESIRKQMKKDSSANGTLRRDSTDRNKNKLPYDNYGSFFGPSQPVIAQRVIQESKSLLENQHLASRFSNPQHIKKNQNKVPSGGSKSSSHNLAPKVSEIQVKAQKIKNTRDYSFLLSDDAELPAPSKAPPPQNMPIRNSEGRPAQVPARSKLPLSNGGKHVRASHEERNVGSAAGRLPPKSGSSYKTSKPSMASADSRKQLGNNSDNGPGWPVGPKGLPSKISVGTTGNKSSAPGIKNSVNGMRKSLPSKNHPSIPKQSVDQRISKQSVEQRIPKQSVEQRRDIRELNRPKMTPKQPVASSKPQINKPLKQNSVHTASQDRRPKHKVAKRPFDDDEDEVDFRNVIRNIFNYNPNKFVDDDDDDNMEAGFDEILREEKRSEMIAKREDEEQLRLIEEEEERERRRKMAKLKKRKLG, encoded by the exons ATGCGGGGCTATGACGACGAAGGAGAT GGTTACGACGATTATTATGAGAATGAGGGACAAGAAAATGAGTATGAAGAGGGGGGTGAGGAAGAgtatgaagaagaggaagaggtgcCCAGGAAGCCttcaaaggaagaaatggagTACCTTGAGTTGAGGCAGAAGTTGAAAGAATCCATTAGAAAGCAGATGAAGAAGGATAGTAGTGCTAATGGTACTTTGCGCCGGGATTCAACCGACCGAAACAAGAATAAGCTTCCTTATGATAA TTATGGCTCCTTTTTTGGTCCATCTCAACCAGTTATTGCACAGAGAGTAATCCAGGAGAGCAAGTCATTGCTAGAAAATCAGCATTTGGCATCTAGGTTTTCTAACCCACAACACATT AAGAAGAACCAGAATAAAGTACCTAGTGGAGGATCAAAGTCTTCATCTCATAATCTGGCACCCAAAGTCAGCGAG ATACAAGTTAAAGCCCAGAAAATCAAGAATACTAGAGATTACTCATTTCTTTTATCTGATGATGCAGAGCTTCCAGCTCCTTCAAAAGCCCCCCCACCACAGAATATGCCTATAAGAAATTCTG AGGGACGACCAGCTCAAGTTCCAGCAAGGAGTAAACTGCCTTTGAGCAATGGTGGCAAGCATGTTCGTGCCAGTCATGAGGAACGGAATGTAGGTTCTGCTGCCGGCCGTTTGCCTCCTAAATCAGGATCCAGTTACAAGACCAGTAAACCTAGTATGGCATCAGCAGATTCTAGAAAGCAGCTTGGTAACAACAGTGATAATGGACCAGGCTGGCCAGTTGGGCCAAAAGGCTTGCCTTCAAAGATTTCTGTTGGTACCACTGGGAATAAGTCTTCAGCACCTGGTATAAAAAACTCTGTGAATGGTATGCGGAAATCACTCCCTTCAAAGAATCATCCATCCATTCCAAAACAGAGTGTAGATCAAAGAATTTCGAAGCAGAGTGTTGAACAAAGAATTCCAAAGCAGAGTGTGGAACAAAGAAGAGACATACGAGAACTAAATAGACCTAAAATGACACCAAAACAACCagtggcatcatcaaaaccacaG ATAAATAAGCCACTTAAACAAAATTCAGTTCATACTGCTTCGCAAGATCGTCGTCCCAAGCATAAGGTTGCTAAACGACCCTTTGATGATGATGAGGACGAAGTGGATTTCAGGAACGTGATCAGAAATATCTTTAA TTACAACCCCAATAAATTTGTTGATGACGATGACGATGACAATATGGAGGCAGGCTTTGATGAAATCTTGAGGGAAGAAAAGCGGAG TGAAATGATTGCTAAAAGGGAGGACGAGGAGCAACTTAGGTTAATTGAGGAGGAAGAGGAAAGAGAGAGGAGAAGAAAAATGGCAAAGTTAAAGAAACGGAAGCTTGGCTAG